A genomic stretch from Zeimonas sediminis includes:
- a CDS encoding c-type cytochrome, whose amino-acid sequence MNDGTRGRLGGKVLRLAAGGLLVAAVAGLGWWQFGSTAASAMDTTDPRVLALGEDVYRRDCASCHGAQLEGQPDWQRRLPNGRLPAPPHDASGHTWHHPSAVLFGIVKHGVQAYAPAGYESDMPAYAGRLSDAEIWAVLAWIRSTWPDEVRRRHDEIEQRNRRG is encoded by the coding sequence ATGAACGACGGAACTCGAGGACGCCTGGGGGGCAAGGTCCTGCGACTGGCGGCCGGCGGCCTGCTGGTCGCGGCGGTCGCCGGGCTCGGCTGGTGGCAGTTCGGCAGCACCGCCGCGAGCGCGATGGACACGACCGATCCGCGCGTGCTCGCACTGGGCGAGGACGTCTACCGCCGCGATTGCGCGAGCTGTCACGGCGCGCAGCTCGAAGGCCAGCCCGACTGGCAGCGGCGGTTGCCGAACGGGCGCCTGCCGGCGCCGCCGCACGACGCGTCGGGCCACACCTGGCACCACCCTTCGGCGGTGCTGTTCGGCATCGTCAAGCACGGCGTGCAGGCCTACGCGCCGGCCGGCTACGAGAGCGACATGCCGGCTTACGCAGGCAGGCTGTCGGACGCGGAGATCTGGGCGGTGCTCGCGTGGATCAGGTCGACCTGGCCCGACGAGGTGCGCCGGCGCCACGACGAGATCGAGCAGCGCAACCGCCGGGGATGA
- a CDS encoding PaaI family thioesterase, producing MDPTPQQSGDQAGDASGDDRAATIDRWLAREREVRLLLAQPGKIPLEEIAKTSGLEFLRRIGRGELPSAPIFQALDYVPVECEEGRMVFQGTPKADYYNPIGSVHGGYIATLLDSAVACAVQTMLRRGFGYTTLELKLNYVRPLTDRTGPVRAEGRVISVSRQIGTAEGRLVDAGGKLYAHATTTCLIFPLPQETIG from the coding sequence ATGGATCCGACGCCGCAGCAATCCGGCGACCAGGCCGGCGACGCGTCCGGCGACGACAGGGCGGCGACGATCGATCGCTGGCTCGCCCGCGAGCGCGAGGTGCGCCTGCTGCTCGCCCAGCCCGGCAAGATCCCGCTCGAGGAGATCGCGAAGACGTCCGGCCTCGAGTTCCTGCGTCGGATCGGGCGCGGCGAGCTGCCGTCGGCGCCGATCTTCCAGGCGCTCGACTACGTGCCCGTCGAATGCGAGGAAGGGCGGATGGTCTTCCAGGGCACGCCCAAGGCCGACTACTACAACCCGATCGGCTCGGTGCACGGCGGCTACATCGCCACGCTGCTCGACTCGGCGGTCGCGTGCGCGGTGCAGACCATGCTGCGCAGGGGCTTCGGCTACACGACGCTGGAACTCAAGCTCAACTACGTCCGGCCGCTGACCGACCGGACCGGCCCGGTGCGCGCCGAGGGCCGGGTGATCAGCGTGTCGCGGCAGATCGGCACCGCCGAGGGGCGGCTGGTCGACGCTGGCGGCAAGCTCTACGCGCACGCCACCACCACCTGCCTGATCTTCCCGTTGCCGCAGGAAACGATCGGCTAA
- the recG gene encoding ATP-dependent DNA helicase RecG — translation MSSKPPRSGPSRSAEPLPFAKLGIRREQDLPLHLPIRYEDETRIVPVAEVRPGETVQVEGRVARTEIVPRPRRMLLVELRDDAGDRIDLRFFNFWGSQLKQFSSGRRVRAHGEARGGLFGLELVHPRWRLVDEGEAVPDRLTPVYSTVSGIGQARIRSAVLGALRRLAWPETVPPDVVRRLGLPQVADALRALHQPAPGVSLEALQERATPEWRRVIFDELLAQQLSLKRARAARASLAAPALASRDAVGKLLGALPFRLTGAQQRAWAEVAADLARAQPMNRLLQGDVGSGKTVIAALAAAQAIGSGWQAAMMAPTELLAEQHLRKLEPWLKAIGARIAWLSGSLRESEKKAVRAAVAAGEVDLLVGTHALIEDTVGFARLGLAIVDEQHRFGVAQRLALRAKLENPAGAAAGSATAGGPGAGTRLLPHQLMMSATPIPRTLAMSYYADLDVSVIDELPPGRTPVVTKLVSEARRDEVIDRLRAAAAAGRQVYWVCPLIEESESLDLQTAIDTHARLTEELAPIRVGLVHGRMAPADKQAVMDGFVRGEIQVLVATTVIEVGVDVPNASLMIIEHAERFGLAQLHQLRGRVGRGSTESFCVLMYRNPLSATARERLRTMYETTDGFEIARRDLVQRGPGELLGARQSGQMLLRFADLERDSELVAIARETADRMLREDPAAVDAHLERWLGGREEFLKA, via the coding sequence GTGTCCTCGAAGCCGCCGCGATCCGGCCCTTCCCGGTCGGCCGAACCACTGCCGTTCGCCAAGCTCGGCATCCGCCGCGAGCAGGACCTTCCGCTTCACCTGCCGATCCGCTACGAGGACGAGACCCGTATCGTGCCGGTCGCCGAGGTGCGGCCCGGCGAGACGGTGCAGGTCGAGGGCCGGGTCGCGCGGACCGAGATCGTGCCGCGGCCGCGGCGGATGCTGCTGGTCGAGTTGCGCGACGATGCCGGCGACCGGATCGACCTGCGCTTCTTCAACTTCTGGGGCTCGCAGCTCAAGCAGTTCTCTTCCGGCCGGCGGGTGCGCGCCCACGGGGAGGCGAGGGGCGGCCTGTTCGGTCTGGAGCTGGTCCATCCGCGCTGGCGGCTGGTCGACGAGGGCGAGGCGGTCCCCGACCGCTTGACACCGGTCTACTCGACCGTCTCCGGGATCGGCCAGGCGAGGATCCGCTCGGCGGTGCTGGGCGCGCTGAGGAGGCTCGCATGGCCCGAGACCGTGCCGCCGGACGTGGTGCGTCGGCTCGGCCTGCCGCAGGTGGCCGACGCGCTGCGCGCGCTGCACCAGCCGGCGCCGGGCGTGTCGCTCGAGGCGCTTCAGGAGCGCGCGACGCCGGAGTGGCGTCGGGTGATCTTCGACGAGCTGCTCGCGCAGCAGCTGTCGCTGAAGCGGGCGCGCGCGGCCCGGGCAAGCCTCGCCGCGCCTGCGCTGGCCTCGCGCGACGCCGTCGGCAAGCTGCTCGGCGCCTTGCCCTTCCGGCTCACCGGCGCGCAGCAGCGCGCCTGGGCCGAGGTCGCGGCCGACCTGGCGCGGGCCCAGCCGATGAACCGGCTGCTGCAGGGCGACGTGGGCAGCGGCAAGACGGTGATCGCGGCCCTGGCTGCCGCGCAGGCGATCGGCAGCGGCTGGCAGGCCGCGATGATGGCGCCCACCGAGCTGCTCGCCGAGCAGCACCTGCGCAAGCTCGAACCGTGGCTGAAGGCGATCGGTGCGCGGATCGCCTGGCTGTCGGGCTCGCTGCGCGAGTCGGAGAAGAAGGCGGTGCGCGCCGCGGTTGCGGCCGGCGAGGTCGACCTGCTGGTCGGCACGCACGCGCTGATCGAGGACACGGTGGGCTTCGCGCGGCTCGGGCTGGCGATCGTCGACGAGCAGCACCGGTTCGGCGTCGCGCAGCGGCTGGCGCTGCGCGCGAAGCTCGAGAACCCGGCTGGTGCGGCAGCCGGATCGGCGACGGCGGGCGGGCCGGGCGCCGGCACCCGCCTGCTGCCCCACCAGCTGATGATGAGCGCCACCCCGATCCCGCGCACGCTGGCGATGTCCTACTACGCGGACCTCGACGTGTCGGTGATCGACGAGCTGCCGCCCGGCCGCACGCCGGTCGTCACGAAGCTCGTTTCGGAGGCGCGGCGCGACGAGGTGATCGATCGGCTGAGAGCCGCCGCGGCCGCCGGGCGCCAGGTCTACTGGGTGTGCCCGCTGATCGAGGAGAGCGAGTCGCTGGACCTGCAGACCGCGATCGACACGCACGCCCGGCTGACCGAGGAGCTCGCGCCGATCCGGGTGGGGCTGGTGCACGGCCGCATGGCGCCCGCGGACAAGCAGGCGGTGATGGACGGCTTCGTGCGCGGCGAGATCCAGGTGCTGGTGGCCACGACCGTGATCGAGGTCGGCGTCGACGTGCCGAACGCGTCGCTGATGATAATCGAGCATGCGGAGCGCTTCGGCCTCGCGCAGCTGCACCAGCTGCGCGGGCGGGTGGGCCGGGGCAGCACCGAGAGCTTCTGCGTGCTGATGTACCGCAACCCGCTGTCGGCGACCGCCCGCGAGCGGCTGCGCACGATGTACGAGACGACCGACGGCTTCGAGATCGCGCGCCGCGACCTGGTCCAGCGCGGGCCCGGCGAGCTGCTCGGCGCGCGCCAGTCGGGCCAGATGCTGCTGCGCTTCGCCGACCTGGAGCGCGATTCGGAGCTGGTCGCGATCGCCCGGGAGACGGCCGACCGGATGCTGCGCGAGGATCCGGCCGCGGTCGACGCCCACCTGGAGCGCTGGCTCGGCGGGCGCGAGGAGTTCCTGAAGGCCTGA
- a CDS encoding SHOCT domain-containing protein, which yields MMWGGGMYDGGWGMGWGMMGMLHGLLWLVLIVLGIFVLARWLRSDSASPGGGSESALDILKKRYARGEIGKEEYEEKKRDLSA from the coding sequence ATGATGTGGGGCGGCGGCATGTACGACGGCGGCTGGGGCATGGGCTGGGGCATGATGGGCATGCTCCACGGCCTGCTCTGGCTGGTGCTGATCGTGCTGGGCATCTTCGTGCTGGCCCGCTGGCTGCGCAGCGATTCCGCTTCGCCGGGCGGCGGGTCGGAGAGCGCCCTGGACATCCTGAAGAAGCGCTATGCGCGCGGCGAGATCGGCAAGGAAGAGTACGAGGAGAAGAAGCGCGACCTGAGCGCCTGA
- a CDS encoding Spy/CpxP family protein refolding chaperone, producing the protein MKRLFLASALALAAGIAAAQPAPDAQAPGMMGGYGPGYGMGPGMMGGYGPGYGMGPGMMGGYGPGYGMGPGARGGYGPGYHMGPGGRGGWGPGMMGGYGPGWGMGPGMMGPGMMGGWGAGMMGPGMMGGWGSGMMGGAGFGMMGLGAGRALWLPDLNDKQRAELSKIQDETRRKQWEIAGKMQDEMAKIRDAMDASGKRDRAEVMAAFDRMTALRKQRLEIALDTAERVDQVLTPEQREKLRRWGPWWGPDGEGRQ; encoded by the coding sequence ATGAAACGCTTGTTCCTTGCATCGGCGCTCGCGCTGGCCGCCGGCATTGCCGCCGCCCAGCCCGCGCCGGATGCTCAGGCCCCCGGAATGATGGGTGGCTACGGACCCGGCTACGGCATGGGCCCCGGCATGATGGGCGGCTACGGGCCCGGTTACGGCATGGGCCCCGGCATGATGGGCGGCTATGGCCCGGGTTACGGCATGGGCCCGGGCGCGCGCGGCGGCTACGGCCCCGGCTACCACATGGGGCCCGGCGGTCGCGGTGGCTGGGGACCGGGAATGATGGGCGGCTACGGCCCAGGTTGGGGAATGGGGCCCGGCATGATGGGACCGGGAATGATGGGCGGCTGGGGCGCCGGCATGATGGGCCCCGGCATGATGGGCGGCTGGGGCTCCGGCATGATGGGCGGGGCCGGCTTCGGGATGATGGGGCTCGGTGCGGGGCGCGCGCTGTGGCTGCCCGATCTGAACGACAAGCAGCGCGCCGAGCTCTCGAAGATCCAGGACGAGACCCGCCGCAAGCAGTGGGAGATCGCCGGCAAGATGCAAGACGAGATGGCGAAGATCCGCGACGCGATGGACGCCTCGGGCAAGCGCGACCGCGCCGAAGTGATGGCGGCGTTCGACCGCATGACCGCGCTGCGCAAGCAGCGGCTCGAGATCGCGCTCGACACCGCCGAGCGCGTCGACCAGGTGCTCACGCCGGAGCAGCGCGAGAAGCTGCGCCGCTGGGGTCCGTGGTGGGGTCCCGACGGCGAGGGTCGCCAATGA
- a CDS encoding RidA family protein produces the protein MPRQIVATQEAPAAIGPYSQAVRVGDTVWLSGQIPLDPATGQLVDGDFPAQVERAFQNLAAVVRAAGGTMDQVVKLTLFLTDLGQFGTVNEIMQRHFRAPYPARSTVGVASLPRGAQFEVEAVLALEQLV, from the coding sequence ATGCCCCGACAGATCGTTGCCACCCAGGAAGCGCCCGCCGCGATCGGCCCGTACTCGCAGGCGGTGCGCGTCGGCGACACCGTGTGGCTGTCGGGCCAGATTCCGCTCGACCCTGCCACCGGGCAACTGGTCGACGGCGACTTCCCGGCGCAGGTCGAGCGCGCCTTCCAGAACCTGGCGGCGGTGGTGCGGGCAGCCGGCGGCACGATGGACCAGGTGGTCAAGCTCACGCTCTTCCTGACCGACCTGGGCCAGTTCGGCACGGTCAACGAGATCATGCAGCGCCACTTCAGGGCGCCGTACCCGGCCCGCTCGACCGTCGGCGTGGCCAGCCTGCCGCGCGGCGCGCAGTTCGAGGTCGAGGCGGTGCTGGCGCTCGAGCAACTCGTCTGA
- a CDS encoding copper-translocating P-type ATPase: MTEHRHRTGPRASTGGSRGQGEAGGDAAGQAAAAVYTCPMHPQIRQPGPGSCPICGMALEPLLPALGEDDDPELRDFSRRFWWTLPLTVAVAVLAMFGHRFALASPSMRSWVELAMSLPVVLWAAWPFFVRGAQSIRNVSPNMWTLIALGVGAAFVYSVAAKVAPGLFPASFQAHGRVAVYFEASVVIVSLTLLGQVLELKARGQTSAAIKALLGLAPKTARRIAPDGSEEDVPLGHVHVGDVLRVRPGEKVPVDGTVVDGESPVDESMLTGEPIPVAKRAGDKVVGATLNTSGTLTMKAERVGAETMLSQIVAMVAQAQRSRAPMQRMADRVAGWFVLAVVAIAVATFLAWGWLGPEPAWVFATLNALAVLIIACPCALGLATPMSIMVATGNAARQGILFRDAAAIESFRRIDTLVVDKTGTLTEGRPAFDRVVPAPGRDEQEVLRIAASLDQGAEHPLAQAIVAEARRRGLAFDAVEGFESSSGVGVRGRVAGRRVALGNGALMDDEGVSWKSMSAQAEALRGQGASVMHLAVDRELAGLLAVSDPLKASTPEALALLHEAGLKVVMATGDGWTTARAVAERLGIDEVHGEVRPEDKVALVERLQSSGSRVAMAGDGINDAPALARADVGIAMGTGTDVAMNAGHVTLVKGDLRAIARARAISEQTVRNMRENLGFALVYNALGVPIAAGVLYPVFGWLLSPMIAALAMSFSSVSVVGNALRLRRAG, translated from the coding sequence ATGACCGAGCACAGACATCGAACGGGCCCGCGCGCCTCGACCGGTGGTTCCAGGGGCCAGGGCGAGGCGGGCGGCGACGCGGCGGGGCAGGCCGCCGCGGCGGTCTACACCTGCCCGATGCACCCGCAGATCCGGCAACCCGGACCCGGGAGCTGCCCGATCTGCGGCATGGCGCTCGAGCCGCTGCTGCCCGCCCTCGGGGAGGACGACGATCCCGAGCTGCGCGATTTCTCTCGCCGCTTCTGGTGGACGCTGCCGCTGACCGTGGCGGTGGCCGTGCTCGCGATGTTCGGCCACCGCTTCGCGCTCGCGTCCCCGTCGATGCGCTCGTGGGTGGAACTGGCGATGTCGCTGCCGGTCGTGCTCTGGGCCGCCTGGCCGTTCTTCGTTCGCGGCGCGCAGTCGATCCGCAACGTCAGCCCGAACATGTGGACGCTGATCGCGCTCGGAGTGGGCGCGGCCTTCGTCTACAGCGTCGCGGCCAAGGTCGCGCCGGGGCTGTTCCCGGCGTCCTTCCAGGCCCACGGGCGGGTCGCGGTGTACTTCGAGGCCTCGGTGGTCATCGTGTCGCTCACGCTGCTGGGCCAGGTCCTGGAGCTGAAGGCCCGCGGGCAGACCTCGGCCGCGATCAAGGCCCTGCTGGGGCTGGCGCCGAAGACCGCGCGCCGGATCGCGCCCGACGGCAGCGAGGAAGACGTGCCCCTTGGCCACGTCCACGTCGGCGACGTGCTGCGCGTGCGCCCGGGCGAGAAGGTGCCGGTCGACGGCACCGTCGTCGACGGCGAGAGCCCGGTCGACGAATCGATGCTGACCGGCGAGCCGATTCCCGTCGCCAAGCGCGCCGGCGACAAGGTGGTGGGCGCGACGCTGAACACAAGCGGGACGCTGACGATGAAGGCCGAGCGGGTCGGCGCCGAAACCATGCTCTCCCAGATCGTGGCGATGGTCGCCCAGGCGCAGCGCTCCAGGGCGCCGATGCAGCGGATGGCCGACCGGGTCGCCGGCTGGTTCGTGCTGGCGGTCGTCGCGATCGCGGTCGCGACCTTCCTGGCCTGGGGCTGGCTCGGTCCCGAGCCTGCGTGGGTCTTCGCCACGCTGAACGCGCTGGCGGTGCTGATCATCGCCTGCCCTTGCGCGCTCGGGCTGGCCACGCCGATGTCGATCATGGTCGCGACGGGAAACGCCGCCCGCCAGGGAATCCTGTTCCGGGACGCGGCGGCGATCGAATCGTTCCGGCGGATCGACACGCTGGTCGTCGACAAGACCGGCACGCTGACCGAAGGTCGGCCGGCGTTCGATCGCGTCGTGCCCGCGCCGGGGCGCGACGAGCAGGAGGTGCTGCGGATCGCGGCAAGCCTCGACCAGGGCGCCGAGCACCCGCTCGCGCAGGCGATCGTGGCCGAGGCGCGGCGACGCGGCCTCGCGTTCGACGCGGTCGAAGGCTTCGAATCGTCGAGCGGCGTCGGCGTGCGCGGCCGGGTGGCCGGGCGGCGGGTCGCGCTGGGCAACGGCGCCCTGATGGACGACGAGGGCGTTTCGTGGAAGTCGATGTCGGCGCAGGCCGAGGCGCTTCGCGGGCAGGGCGCGAGCGTCATGCACCTGGCGGTCGACCGCGAGCTCGCCGGGCTCCTGGCGGTTTCCGATCCGCTCAAGGCGTCGACCCCGGAGGCGCTCGCCCTGCTGCACGAGGCCGGCCTGAAGGTGGTCATGGCGACCGGCGACGGATGGACGACCGCGCGCGCGGTCGCCGAGAGGCTGGGGATCGACGAGGTCCACGGCGAAGTCAGGCCCGAGGACAAGGTGGCGCTGGTGGAACGGCTGCAGTCGAGCGGCAGCCGCGTCGCGATGGCCGGCGACGGCATCAACGACGCACCCGCGCTTGCGCGCGCCGACGTCGGCATCGCGATGGGCACCGGCACCGACGTGGCGATGAATGCCGGCCATGTCACGCTGGTGAAGGGGGACCTGCGGGCGATCGCCCGGGCGAGAGCGATCTCCGAGCAGACCGTCCGGAACATGCGCGAGAATCTGGGCTTCGCGCTGGTGTACAACGCGCTCGGCGTGCCGATCGCGGCCGGCGTCCTCTATCCGGTGTTCGGCTGGCTGCTGTCGCCGATGATCGCGGCGCTGGCGATGAGCTTCAGCTCGGTCTCGGTGGTCGGGAACGCGTTGCGTCTCCGGCGCGCCGGATGA